A stretch of Acidobacteriota bacterium DNA encodes these proteins:
- a CDS encoding NAD-binding protein: MPRYHRGTLMKFLGTLFAVLVGDREMRANVRALLKYLAALAAMIAVYAVLFHVIKDQIEGERYSWLTGLYWTLVVMTTLGFGDITFTSDLGRVFSIVVLLSGVLFLLILLPFLFIRLFYAPWLEARLKLQAPRELPDEFAGHVVIVEHDALAVALIARLRAEGTPYVLIEPDPAKAAGYVRDGLVVVTGENDNRRTYEGARAAAARLVVANCEDTVNTNITLTVREVAPDVPIAAIVEGDDAVDVLQLSGATWVLPLKRRLGAWLATRVDMGRASAHTMGRFKDLEIAELPARHTQLVGTTLRDSRLREQRGVSVIGLWQRGQLQPAFPDAVITADSVLVLVGTPEQIASVEDRGHAADAPAPGLTLVIGAGKVGAAAAHALTDTGARVHVIDRTPEVLDSVQGAADATFAGDAADRELLTAAGVHHAASVLLTTNDDAMNIYLAVFCRRLNPTLRIVSRVTHQRNVEAMHRAGADFVLSYTSLGVDAVMSLLEGHEPVILGEGVRLFEVAVPQALAGRTLGESQIGARTGLSVVALERDEQLQGPLTAETRMPYDGQLIMLGSLQQREAFAAAFERQA, encoded by the coding sequence GTGCCGCGATATCATCGCGGCACCCTCATGAAGTTCCTCGGCACGCTCTTCGCGGTGCTCGTCGGCGACCGCGAGATGCGCGCGAACGTTCGCGCGTTGCTGAAGTACCTGGCGGCGCTCGCCGCGATGATCGCCGTCTACGCCGTCCTGTTCCACGTCATCAAGGACCAGATCGAGGGCGAGCGCTACTCGTGGCTCACCGGCCTCTACTGGACGCTCGTCGTGATGACGACGCTGGGGTTCGGCGACATCACGTTCACGAGCGACCTCGGGCGCGTGTTCAGCATCGTCGTCCTGCTGTCCGGCGTGCTGTTCCTGCTCATCCTGCTGCCGTTCCTGTTCATCCGGCTGTTCTACGCGCCCTGGCTCGAGGCGCGGCTGAAGCTGCAGGCGCCGCGCGAGCTGCCGGACGAGTTCGCGGGCCACGTCGTCATCGTCGAGCACGACGCGCTGGCCGTGGCGCTGATCGCGCGGCTGCGCGCCGAGGGGACGCCGTACGTGCTGATCGAGCCGGATCCGGCGAAGGCGGCGGGCTACGTGCGGGACGGTCTCGTGGTCGTGACGGGCGAGAACGACAACCGCCGCACGTACGAGGGCGCCCGCGCCGCCGCGGCGCGCTTGGTCGTCGCCAACTGCGAGGACACCGTCAACACGAACATCACGCTGACCGTGCGTGAGGTCGCGCCCGACGTGCCGATCGCCGCGATCGTCGAAGGAGACGACGCCGTGGACGTCCTGCAGCTCAGCGGCGCCACCTGGGTGCTGCCGCTCAAGCGCCGGCTGGGGGCGTGGCTCGCGACGCGCGTGGACATGGGGCGGGCCAGCGCGCACACGATGGGGCGCTTCAAGGATCTCGAGATTGCGGAGCTGCCGGCGCGCCACACACAGCTCGTGGGCACGACGCTGCGGGACTCCCGGTTGCGCGAGCAGCGAGGCGTGAGCGTGATCGGCCTCTGGCAGCGCGGCCAGCTTCAACCGGCGTTCCCCGACGCCGTGATCACGGCCGACAGCGTGCTCGTATTGGTCGGCACGCCGGAGCAGATCGCGTCGGTCGAAGATCGGGGCCATGCCGCCGACGCGCCGGCGCCAGGGCTGACGCTCGTGATCGGCGCCGGCAAGGTCGGCGCCGCCGCCGCGCACGCTCTCACGGACACGGGTGCGCGGGTGCACGTCATCGATCGGACGCCGGAAGTCCTCGACAGCGTCCAAGGCGCGGCCGATGCGACGTTTGCCGGCGACGCAGCCGATCGCGAGCTCCTGACGGCGGCCGGCGTCCATCACGCGGCCTCCGTGCTGCTCACGACGAACGACGATGCGATGAACATCTATCTGGCGGTGTTCTGCCGGCGCCTGAACCCCACGCTGCGGATCGTGAGCCGGGTGACGCATCAGCGGAACGTCGAGGCGATGCACCGGGCCGGCGCGGACTTCGTGCTGAGCTACACCTCGCTCGGTGTCGATGCCGTGATGTCGCTGCTCGAGGGCCACGAACCGGTCATCCTCGGCGAAGGCGTCCGGCTGTTCGAGGTGGCCGTGCCGCAGGCGCTGGCGGGACGGACGCTCGGCGAATCCCAGATCGGCGCGCGCACCGGCCTGAGCGTCGTCGCGCTCGAGCGCGATGAGCAGTTGCAGGGGCCGCTGACCGCCGAGACGCGGATGCCGTACGACGGGCAGTTGATCATGCTGGGCAGCCTGCAGCAGCGTGAGGCGTTCGCGGCCGCATTCGAACGCCAGGCCTGA
- a CDS encoding DmsE family decaheme c-type cytochrome produces MGGAQALRNLVLGFTVCLVAGGAAAQTPAYIGEARCIECHGQENQHFDDSVHAKAFRLNPRTDIERRSCEACHGPGSLHAKNGVDKTLIIGFTKAWGTPVETQNGQCLTCHEGGNRLHWPGSAHMSNKVACADCHNPMRRTSADVSLVRQRITETCFQCHPQERAEFRKRSHMPVLEGKMTCVDCHNPHGSATRSLLKADSVNDVCYACHAEKRGPFIWEHAPVRESCLNCHQPHGSNHDKLLVSARPYLCSQCHNPPVGHPGQFFRDGQTAASALVGGAQSARVIGRSCQNCHTAVHGSNHPAGARFQR; encoded by the coding sequence ATGGGTGGCGCGCAGGCACTCCGCAATCTCGTCCTAGGCTTCACGGTGTGCCTCGTCGCCGGCGGGGCCGCGGCACAGACGCCGGCTTACATCGGGGAGGCCCGGTGCATCGAATGCCACGGACAGGAGAACCAGCACTTCGACGACTCGGTGCACGCCAAGGCCTTTCGGCTGAATCCAAGAACTGACATCGAGCGCCGGAGCTGCGAGGCCTGTCACGGGCCGGGATCGCTGCACGCCAAGAACGGCGTCGACAAGACGCTCATCATCGGCTTCACGAAGGCGTGGGGTACGCCGGTCGAGACGCAGAACGGCCAGTGCCTGACCTGTCACGAAGGCGGCAACCGCCTGCACTGGCCTGGATCGGCGCACATGTCCAACAAGGTCGCCTGCGCCGACTGCCACAACCCGATGCGCAGGACGTCGGCCGACGTCTCCTTGGTGCGGCAGCGCATCACCGAGACCTGCTTCCAGTGCCACCCGCAGGAGCGCGCGGAGTTCCGCAAGCGGTCGCACATGCCCGTCCTCGAGGGCAAGATGACGTGCGTCGACTGCCACAACCCGCATGGCTCGGCGACGCGCTCGCTGCTCAAGGCCGACTCGGTGAACGACGTCTGCTACGCGTGCCATGCGGAGAAGCGCGGCCCGTTCATCTGGGAACACGCGCCGGTTCGTGAGAGCTGCCTCAATTGCCATCAGCCGCACGGCTCGAATCACGACAAGCTGCTCGTGAGCGCGCGTCCGTATCTCTGCTCGCAGTGCCACAACCCGCCGGTCGGCCATCCCGGGCAGTTCTTCCGGGACGGCCAGACGGCCGCGTCCGCGCTCGTCGGCGGAGCGCAGAGCGCACGCGTCATCGGGCGCTCGTGTCAGAACTGCCACACCGCCGTGCACGGCAGCAACCATCCGGCCGGCGCGCGGTTCCAGCGCTGA
- the purT gene encoding formate-dependent phosphoribosylglycinamide formyltransferase, with protein MTPSSGSIGTPFTSTATRVLFCGGGELGKEVTIELQRFGVEVIVVDRYDRAPAMQVADRCHVIDMLDGAALRRIIERERPHLIVPEIEAIATAELVALEQEGFTVIPSARAVHLTMNREGIRRLAAEELGLATSPYRFAATREDFDRAVAAIGYPCVIKPIMSSSGKGQSTVRSAGDLDHAWRYAQEGGRAGAGKVIVEGFVEFDYEITQLTVRHAGGVSFLDPVGHIQVHGDYHQSWQPQPMSDAALARARDMAARVTAALGGRGIFGVELFVRGDEVIFSEVSPRPHDTGMVTMISQDLSQFALHARAMLGLPIPNIRTHGPSASSVILVEGTSNTVRFDHVDRALVEPDTQVRLFGKPDVHGHRRMGVALARGASIQEALDKARRAAAAVTPVL; from the coding sequence ATGACGCCTTCCTCCGGTTCGATCGGTACGCCGTTCACCTCCACGGCCACGCGCGTGCTGTTCTGCGGCGGCGGCGAGCTCGGCAAGGAAGTCACCATCGAGCTGCAACGGTTCGGCGTCGAGGTCATCGTCGTCGACCGCTACGATCGCGCGCCGGCGATGCAGGTGGCGGATCGCTGCCACGTGATCGACATGCTGGACGGCGCGGCGCTCCGGCGGATCATCGAGCGCGAGCGGCCGCATCTGATCGTGCCGGAAATCGAGGCGATCGCGACGGCGGAGCTCGTCGCGCTGGAGCAGGAAGGCTTCACGGTCATTCCGAGCGCGCGGGCCGTGCACCTCACGATGAACCGCGAAGGCATCCGGCGTCTCGCCGCGGAGGAGCTCGGGCTGGCGACCTCGCCGTACCGGTTCGCCGCGACGCGCGAGGACTTCGATCGCGCCGTCGCGGCGATCGGGTACCCGTGCGTGATCAAGCCGATCATGAGCTCGTCCGGCAAGGGGCAGAGCACCGTGCGATCCGCCGGCGATCTGGACCACGCCTGGCGCTACGCGCAGGAAGGCGGCCGGGCGGGCGCCGGCAAGGTCATCGTCGAGGGCTTCGTCGAATTCGACTACGAGATCACGCAGCTCACCGTGCGGCACGCCGGCGGCGTGTCGTTCCTCGACCCGGTGGGCCACATCCAGGTGCACGGCGACTATCACCAGTCGTGGCAGCCGCAGCCGATGAGCGACGCCGCGCTGGCACGCGCTCGCGACATGGCGGCACGGGTCACTGCCGCGCTGGGCGGGCGCGGGATCTTCGGCGTCGAGCTCTTCGTGCGCGGCGACGAGGTGATCTTCAGCGAGGTCTCGCCCCGGCCGCACGACACCGGCATGGTGACGATGATCTCGCAGGATCTGTCGCAGTTCGCGCTGCACGCGCGCGCGATGCTCGGCCTGCCGATTCCCAACATCCGCACCCATGGGCCGTCCGCCTCGAGCGTCATCCTCGTGGAAGGGACGTCGAACACGGTGCGGTTCGATCACGTCGATCGCGCGCTCGTCGAGCCCGACACCCAGGTGCGGCTGTTCGGGAAACCGGACGTCCACGGTCACCGTCGGATGGGCGTCGCGCTCGCCCGAGGCGCGAGCATCCAAGAGGCGCTCGACAAAGCCCGGCGCGCCGCCGCCGCCGTCACGCCGGTTCTGTAG
- a CDS encoding MtrB/PioB family outer membrane beta-barrel protein, with protein MLIRPATRLLLCCGAWGLAALPASAQEHAGNAMNPGIASAVVERDPVGMGLAHVPRTPTGFLIPTPARSKEPRRTAGGWLYSAQVDFGALGTSGDDGNAKFKEYKDLSNGAYLDSFAMSLEKAGSAGYLEVLGGGIARTDQFLTVRTGKYNAWRLRGSFNETPHVFTTTYRSLWTGLGSDTLLLSGLTPGGGASAAAAQTAIQTTLANTATTELGLTRQKGILRLDLTLPANWKFYTSYTRERREGSRPFGLVFGGGGGGGNVEAPESIDMTTNDVVTGLTFARGLTNLNVQATASFFTGGIDTLTIQNPLFVTLNTITGVPASSFTQARYAMPPDNRYYNVRAELARSQPALAASRFTGLVSIARFQQNDDLLPWTAEPLTAGVINGVSAANRWNTTDALTRKTSGAEIDTTLVDLGWSLRPANALDVRAKVRYYDTNNSTEFFACNPLTGQWGRLINDGTGGAFATPNLTAGNNPAGTLATGYNGTGCDLARTIALGLVPAAGNVNIRNMPFEHRQLTARVAADYRWNRHHSLELAYERDAFHRAYRERDETWEHRIKATYVNRGFDYGTLRLAYEYGNRRGSEYVADPYEPFLSGSFGPLPSAPTSNVANWLHNIEQFRKFDLADRNQHTANARLNVALLPSVDAAVGLLARDAAFPSSLYGRADHQRQVSPNVDVTWQISNDASASAFASFQRSRMYQVGLQPNGCVLGNSYYFFSDGSIQTNATGIAPAAPAGTTLVATQLVLPSNWLSLCGNAAADSPLYPTSRAWNVTQRDRNNAAGLTYHNGFGRATLDLVYTRIRSRTAIDYGYNAAALAIPTAQAALAGSGWSDLVFDQHLADVDLLLRLTSRAGLHLIYRYERGRIQDWHYDGVAENPAPANNAVYLDNGPQHYKVHVGGVLFRLDL; from the coding sequence ATGTTGATTCGTCCTGCGACACGCCTCCTGCTCTGCTGCGGCGCGTGGGGGCTCGCGGCGCTCCCGGCCTCCGCCCAGGAGCACGCCGGCAACGCCATGAATCCCGGCATCGCCAGTGCCGTCGTGGAACGCGATCCGGTGGGCATGGGCCTCGCTCACGTTCCGCGCACGCCGACCGGATTCCTGATCCCGACCCCGGCCCGGTCGAAGGAGCCGCGCCGGACGGCCGGCGGCTGGCTCTACAGCGCCCAGGTGGACTTCGGCGCGCTCGGCACCAGCGGCGACGATGGCAACGCGAAGTTCAAGGAGTACAAAGACCTGTCGAACGGCGCCTACCTCGACAGCTTCGCCATGTCGCTCGAGAAGGCGGGCTCCGCGGGATATCTCGAAGTGCTCGGCGGCGGCATCGCACGCACCGACCAGTTCCTCACGGTCCGAACAGGCAAGTACAACGCCTGGCGGCTCCGAGGCAGCTTCAACGAGACGCCGCACGTGTTCACGACGACCTACCGGTCGCTATGGACGGGCCTCGGCAGCGACACGCTCCTCTTGTCGGGCCTGACGCCTGGCGGCGGTGCCAGTGCCGCCGCCGCGCAGACGGCCATCCAGACCACGCTGGCCAACACGGCGACGACCGAGCTCGGCCTCACCCGGCAGAAGGGCATCCTCCGGCTCGATCTCACGCTGCCGGCGAACTGGAAGTTCTACACGAGCTACACGCGGGAACGCCGTGAGGGATCCCGGCCGTTCGGGCTGGTCTTCGGCGGCGGCGGTGGCGGCGGCAACGTCGAAGCGCCCGAATCGATCGACATGACGACGAACGACGTGGTCACCGGGCTGACGTTCGCGCGCGGGCTCACGAACCTGAACGTGCAGGCGACCGCGTCGTTCTTCACCGGCGGCATCGACACGCTGACGATCCAGAACCCGTTGTTCGTCACGCTGAACACCATCACCGGCGTCCCGGCGAGCTCGTTCACGCAGGCTCGGTACGCGATGCCGCCGGACAACCGCTACTACAACGTGCGCGCGGAGCTGGCCCGGAGCCAGCCGGCGCTCGCCGCCAGCCGATTCACGGGCCTCGTGTCGATCGCCCGGTTCCAGCAGAACGACGACCTGCTGCCATGGACGGCCGAGCCGCTCACGGCCGGAGTCATCAACGGCGTGTCAGCCGCCAACCGGTGGAACACGACGGACGCGCTGACCCGCAAGACGTCGGGTGCCGAGATCGACACGACGCTCGTGGACCTGGGCTGGTCGCTGCGGCCGGCGAACGCGCTCGACGTGCGCGCGAAGGTCCGCTACTACGACACGAACAACTCGACGGAGTTCTTCGCGTGCAACCCGTTGACGGGTCAGTGGGGGCGCCTCATCAACGACGGCACCGGCGGAGCGTTCGCCACGCCGAACCTGACGGCCGGGAACAACCCGGCCGGCACGCTGGCCACCGGCTACAACGGCACGGGCTGCGACCTGGCGCGCACGATCGCGCTCGGGCTCGTGCCCGCCGCGGGCAACGTCAACATCCGGAACATGCCCTTCGAACACCGGCAGCTCACCGCGCGGGTGGCAGCCGACTATCGCTGGAATCGTCATCACAGCCTGGAGCTCGCCTACGAACGCGATGCGTTCCACCGCGCCTATCGCGAGCGCGACGAGACCTGGGAGCACCGGATCAAGGCCACCTACGTGAACCGGGGATTCGACTACGGCACGCTGCGCCTCGCCTACGAGTACGGCAACCGGCGCGGCAGCGAGTACGTGGCCGATCCGTACGAGCCGTTCCTCAGCGGCTCGTTCGGGCCGCTGCCGTCGGCGCCGACCAGCAACGTCGCGAACTGGCTGCACAACATCGAGCAGTTCCGGAAGTTCGATCTGGCGGACCGCAATCAGCACACGGCGAACGCCCGGCTGAACGTGGCCCTGCTGCCGTCCGTCGACGCCGCTGTCGGCCTGCTGGCCCGCGACGCGGCTTTTCCGTCATCGCTCTACGGCCGCGCCGATCACCAGCGGCAGGTCTCGCCGAACGTCGACGTGACCTGGCAGATCTCGAATGACGCGAGCGCCAGCGCGTTCGCCTCCTTCCAGCGCTCGCGGATGTACCAGGTCGGCCTGCAGCCGAACGGCTGCGTGCTCGGCAACTCGTACTACTTCTTCAGCGACGGCTCCATCCAGACGAACGCGACCGGCATCGCGCCGGCGGCACCGGCAGGCACGACGCTCGTGGCCACCCAGCTCGTGCTGCCGTCGAACTGGCTGTCGCTCTGCGGAAACGCCGCGGCCGACAGCCCGCTCTACCCGACCAGCCGCGCCTGGAACGTGACGCAGCGCGACCGCAACAACGCCGCGGGCCTGACCTATCACAACGGCTTCGGCCGGGCGACGCTCGATCTCGTCTACACCCGCATCCGCAGCCGCACGGCGATCGACTACGGCTACAACGCCGCCGCCCTCGCGATTCCCACCGCTCAGGCCGCGCTCGCGGGCTCCGGCTGGTCGGACCTCGTGTTCGACCAGCATCTCGCTGACGTCGACCTGTTGCTGCGGTTGACCTCGCGCGCCGGCCTCCACCTCATCTACCGGTACGAACGCGGGCGCATCCAGGACTGGCACTACGACGGCGTCGCCGAGAATCCGGCGCCGGCCAACAACGCCGTGTACCTCGACAACGGGCCGCAGCACTACAAGGTCCACGTCGGCGGCGTGCTGTTTCGACTCGACCTGTGA
- a CDS encoding type II toxin-antitoxin system VapC family toxin: protein MVEHSAVVTDTHALIFHASGGGVLGPKARAHFAAAEAGRSLVYVPAAVIWEVGLLARAVRINLHRSVRAFFGDLFSNPAYQPLELSAAQVFDADELRFTRDPFDALIVAAARDLNLPLVTRDAAIRESGHVRVIW from the coding sequence GTGGTTGAGCACAGTGCCGTCGTCACCGACACGCACGCGCTGATCTTTCACGCGTCGGGCGGCGGCGTGCTCGGACCGAAGGCGCGGGCGCACTTCGCGGCCGCCGAGGCGGGCCGCAGCCTCGTCTACGTGCCCGCCGCCGTGATCTGGGAGGTCGGCCTGCTCGCGCGCGCCGTGCGCATCAACCTGCACAGGTCGGTTCGCGCGTTCTTCGGCGACCTCTTCAGCAACCCGGCGTACCAACCGCTGGAGCTCTCGGCGGCGCAGGTGTTCGACGCCGACGAGCTGCGCTTCACGCGCGACCCCTTCGACGCGCTCATCGTCGCCGCCGCTCGCGACCTGAACCTCCCGCTCGTCACGCGAGATGCCGCGATCAGGGAGTCCGGCCACGTCCGGGTGATCTGGTAG
- a CDS encoding VTC domain-containing protein, whose product MSALPEASTRETRHRARETKFVTDVALYDQVVSWARQRFGPDGHGAGPHGDQYSTTTLYFETRSFDVYHRRGSYGRSKYRIRRYGAADAVFLERKFRTERLLAKRRTLVPIDALARLSNGTDRTWAGYWFHERIQLRRLQPLLQLSYNRVARVSQGRYGPIRLTIDRNLRALPLADFAFVAPIGMPFLQSACIVEVKYQVELPVLVKEMAATFGLDVQKVSKFRAAIRSLDYPLCPEPDEQVPHRLDCAEHDPAGAYAD is encoded by the coding sequence ATGAGCGCCCTTCCGGAAGCATCCACGCGCGAGACGCGCCACCGTGCCCGCGAAACGAAGTTCGTCACCGACGTCGCGCTCTACGACCAGGTCGTCTCATGGGCGCGCCAGCGCTTCGGCCCCGACGGCCACGGCGCCGGTCCGCACGGCGACCAGTATTCGACGACGACGCTCTACTTCGAGACGCGGTCGTTCGACGTCTACCACCGCCGCGGATCGTACGGCCGCAGCAAGTATCGAATTCGACGCTACGGGGCGGCGGACGCCGTCTTCCTCGAGCGCAAGTTCCGCACGGAGCGGCTGCTGGCGAAGCGGCGGACGCTCGTGCCGATCGACGCGCTCGCCCGGTTGAGCAACGGCACCGACAGGACTTGGGCCGGCTACTGGTTCCACGAGCGCATCCAACTGCGGCGCCTGCAGCCGTTGCTGCAGCTCTCCTACAATCGCGTGGCGCGCGTGAGTCAGGGCCGGTACGGCCCGATCCGGCTGACGATCGATCGGAACCTGCGTGCGCTGCCGCTCGCCGACTTCGCGTTCGTGGCGCCCATCGGCATGCCGTTCCTCCAGAGCGCCTGCATCGTCGAGGTGAAGTACCAGGTCGAGCTGCCGGTCCTCGTCAAGGAGATGGCGGCGACCTTCGGGCTGGACGTGCAGAAGGTCTCGAAGTTCAGAGCGGCCATCCGATCGCTCGACTATCCGCTCTGTCCCGAGCCCGACGAGCAGGTGCCGCACCGGCTCGACTGCGCGGAGCACGACCCGGCCGGCGCGTACGCGGACTGA
- a CDS encoding CotH kinase family protein, with protein sequence MASRRRTLMLVALLSSAAALSPGAMVTSRAEQFPGGGVPQTREVLRQFDKDGNGRLSAEERRDARAFLETQPARGFGRGGRGGTTAGPAQPSPKFDATRAQTFPASVSFYDPGTLRTLIFEFENDDWDEEVVAFNDTDIEVPATLRVDGQTYRDVGVRTRGMSSFMMVPKDRKLSLNVTVDWVHGKQDVQGYQTLNLLNANGDPTYLRPVFYLEAAREYIPSPSANYVRVVANGENRGIYINVEQVNKSFLERWYKVEGGSRWKVPGSPNGRGGLEYLGDDVAAYRRIYDIRTKDDPKAWAALIALTKVLNQTPPDRLEAALKPILDVDETLEFLALEVVFVNSDGYWTRASDYDIYLDPAGRFHTLPHDVNEAFPGGEGRGFGPPPGEGFGPPPGGGFGPPPGGGFGRGGRGGRMMEGDATLDPLVGLDDASKPLRSKLLAVPALRSRYLGYVRAIATKWLDWNRLGPLAAKYQALIAADVKADTRKLYSVEAFESGVQDLRAFVERRRAVLLGETPSR encoded by the coding sequence ATGGCTTCACGTCGCCGCACATTGATGCTCGTTGCCCTCTTGTCGTCCGCTGCCGCGTTGTCGCCAGGCGCCATGGTGACGTCCCGCGCGGAGCAGTTTCCGGGCGGGGGCGTGCCGCAAACCCGCGAGGTCCTGCGGCAGTTCGACAAGGACGGCAACGGCCGGCTGAGTGCCGAAGAGCGCCGAGACGCTCGCGCGTTTCTCGAGACGCAGCCGGCGCGGGGCTTCGGCCGTGGTGGCCGCGGCGGGACGACGGCCGGTCCCGCGCAACCCAGCCCGAAGTTCGACGCGACGCGGGCGCAGACGTTTCCGGCGTCCGTGTCGTTCTACGACCCCGGCACGCTGCGCACGCTGATCTTCGAGTTCGAGAACGACGATTGGGACGAGGAGGTCGTCGCGTTCAACGACACCGACATCGAGGTGCCGGCCACGCTGCGCGTCGACGGTCAGACCTATCGAGACGTCGGTGTGCGCACGCGCGGGATGTCGTCCTTCATGATGGTGCCGAAGGACCGCAAGCTCTCGCTGAACGTCACGGTGGACTGGGTGCACGGCAAGCAGGACGTCCAGGGCTATCAAACGCTCAATCTGCTGAACGCCAACGGCGATCCCACCTATCTGCGTCCGGTGTTCTATCTGGAGGCGGCGCGCGAGTACATCCCTTCGCCCAGCGCCAACTACGTCCGTGTCGTGGCCAACGGCGAGAACCGCGGCATCTACATCAACGTCGAGCAGGTGAACAAGTCGTTCCTCGAGCGCTGGTACAAAGTCGAGGGCGGTTCGCGCTGGAAGGTGCCCGGGAGCCCGAACGGCCGCGGCGGCCTGGAGTACCTCGGCGACGACGTGGCGGCATACCGGCGAATCTACGACATCCGGACGAAGGACGACCCGAAGGCCTGGGCCGCTCTGATCGCGCTCACGAAGGTGTTGAACCAGACGCCGCCCGATCGGCTCGAGGCGGCTCTGAAGCCCATCCTCGACGTCGACGAGACGCTCGAGTTCCTCGCGCTGGAGGTCGTGTTCGTCAACAGCGACGGCTACTGGACGCGCGCGAGCGACTACGACATCTATCTCGATCCAGCGGGGCGCTTCCACACGCTGCCGCACGACGTGAACGAGGCGTTTCCTGGCGGCGAAGGACGGGGCTTCGGCCCGCCGCCGGGCGAAGGCTTCGGCCCGCCGCCGGGCGGAGGATTCGGCCCGCCGCCGGGCGGAGGATTCGGACGTGGCGGGCGCGGCGGGCGGATGATGGAGGGCGACGCCACGCTCGACCCGCTCGTCGGGCTCGACGACGCGTCGAAGCCGCTGCGGTCGAAGCTCCTGGCTGTTCCGGCGCTCCGCAGCCGCTACCTGGGCTACGTGCGGGCGATCGCGACGAAATGGCTCGACTGGAACCGGCTCGGCCCGCTGGCCGCGAAGTACCAGGCGCTCATCGCGGCCGACGTGAAGGCCGACACCCGCAAGCTCTACAGCGTCGAAGCGTTCGAGTCGGGCGTACAGGATCTCCGGGCCTTCGTGGAGCGGCGTCGCGCCGTGCTGCTCGGGGAGACGCCGAGCCGATGA